In a genomic window of Urocitellus parryii isolate mUroPar1 chromosome 2, mUroPar1.hap1, whole genome shotgun sequence:
- the LOC113178719 gene encoding mitochondrial inner membrane protease ATP23 homolog → MKHSGCAVNKERHFSCEDCNGNVSGGFDASTSQIVLCQNNIRNQAHMSRVVTHELIHAFDHCRAHVHWFSNVRHLACSEVRAANLSGDCSLVNEIFRLRFGLKQHHQTCVRDRAILSILAVRNISKEVAEKAVDEVFESCFNDHEPFGRIPHNEKYARYAHRDFQNRDRYYSNI, encoded by the coding sequence ATGAAGCACTCTGGTTGTGCTGTAAACAAAGAAAGACACTTTTCTTGTGAAGATTGTAATGGAAATGTTAGTGGAGGTTTTGATGCTTCAACATCTCAGATTGTTTTGTGCCAGAATAACATCCGTAACCAGGCCCACATGAGCAGAGTGGTCACCCACGAGCTCATTCACGCATTTGATCATTGTCGTGCTCATGTCCACTGGTTCTCTAATGTCAGGCATTTGGCCTGCTCAGAGGTTCGAGCTGCTAACCTTAGTGGGGACTGTTCACTTGTAAATGAAATATTCAGGTTACGGTTTGGATTAAAACAACACCATCAGACTTGTGTGCGAGACAGAGCAATTCTTTCTATCCTGGCTGTTAGGAATATCAGCAAAGAAGTAGCTGAGAAGGCTGTTGATGAAGTTTTTGAATCTTGCTTCAATGACCATGAACCTTTTGGAAGGATCCCACATAATGAGAAATATGCAAGATATGCTCATAGAGACTTTCAAAACCGGGATCGATATTACTCAAATATATGA